From the Aquitalea magnusonii genome, one window contains:
- a CDS encoding HD-GYP domain-containing protein, which yields MTTRFKKLLHDKVVPEQIRMGKELPLDVYARNGLLLLSKGHFVLSDRQREKLLEMGYSVDGNRMDAVSLPEQPDTMTVRESVLHEMAFLQQRTRTLLSYAMQLEDFPRKVGILVRDIIRLTEQHPDGVIASLLLVPFNEYGPAHALHTTALLALLSRRIPDLSAARRTTMLSAALTMNMSICELQNALYHQQEALSQQQEDEIASHPLMSSAILREAGVRDELWHWLVQTHHESWLGNGYPYGLARGEIESLAHMLHMADITCAKLTPRSYRAGMVPAAALGHIFQRKDHEFDPAYTTLLIKELGIYPPGSFVKLANDEIGVVLARSEKASEPQVAAIRRGDGPAYIDALIRDTSLPAHKVLAPCPATLAGVRPSHLARLWRTQAN from the coding sequence ATGACCACCCGTTTCAAAAAGCTTCTGCACGACAAGGTCGTGCCCGAACAGATCCGCATGGGCAAGGAGCTGCCGCTGGATGTCTATGCGCGCAACGGCCTGCTGCTGCTCAGCAAGGGGCATTTCGTACTGAGCGACCGCCAGCGCGAAAAGCTGCTGGAGATGGGTTATTCGGTGGATGGCAACCGCATGGACGCGGTCAGCCTGCCCGAGCAGCCGGACACCATGACGGTGCGCGAAAGCGTGCTGCATGAAATGGCCTTCCTGCAGCAACGTACCCGCACCCTGTTAAGCTATGCCATGCAGCTGGAAGACTTTCCGCGCAAGGTGGGCATTCTGGTGCGCGATATCATCCGCCTGACCGAGCAACATCCCGACGGGGTGATCGCCAGCCTGCTGCTGGTGCCGTTCAACGAGTACGGCCCGGCGCACGCCCTGCACACCACCGCCTTGCTGGCACTGCTCAGCCGCCGCATTCCCGACCTGAGCGCAGCACGCCGCACCACCATGCTGTCGGCCGCGCTCACCATGAATATGTCGATCTGCGAGCTGCAAAACGCGCTCTACCATCAACAAGAAGCACTGAGCCAGCAGCAGGAAGATGAAATCGCCAGCCATCCGCTGATGAGTTCCGCCATCCTGCGCGAAGCAGGTGTCCGTGACGAGCTGTGGCACTGGCTGGTGCAAACCCACCATGAATCCTGGCTGGGCAATGGCTACCCCTACGGCCTGGCACGCGGCGAGATCGAATCGCTGGCCCACATGCTGCACATGGCGGACATCACCTGCGCCAAGCTCACTCCGCGCAGTTACCGTGCCGGCATGGTGCCAGCCGCTGCCCTGGGGCATATCTTCCAGCGCAAGGACCACGAATTCGACCCGGCTTATACCACGCTGCTGATCAAGGAACTGGGCATCTACCCGCCCGGCAGCTTCGTCAAGCTGGCCAATGACGAAATCGGCGTGGTACTGGCCCGGAGCGAGAAGGCCAGCGAGCCGCAGGTGGCTGCCATCCGCCGGGGGGACGGCCCGGCTTATATTGACGCCTTGATTCGGGATACCAGCCTGCCAGCGCACAAGGTGCTTGCCCCCTGCCCGGCCACCCTGGCTGGCGTGCGGCCTTCGCATCTGGCGCGGCTGTGGCGCACCCAGGCCAACTGA
- a CDS encoding HD-GYP domain-containing protein, whose translation MPDNPLSDKLKSSAISIGKELPMDVYAKNGILLLKRGHYVLSPDMKHRLVKLGFAEQQEESKPVEKPDPDQLKNQSLFEEIIFLQQRVRSMLLHALSRPGLEARVRSIAQKVLELSERHPDGLIASMLLLPFQDYGAAHTLHTAALLALITRHMPLPAGHREVLLCAALTMNISQIELQNELFSHQGTLAPEQKTAIREHPLLSSAILREAGIENELWHALVQTHHENWQGSGYPFGLERKQILPPAHLLHLADITCAKLAPRRYRAAQLPATALGNLFQRKDVDFDAAFTTMLIRELGIYPPGSFVKLANNEIAVVLARRHKPSEPQVAALRKADGPAYAEVLLRETTQSIYKITAPCSASLAGVRISFLASLWKG comes from the coding sequence ATGCCTGACAATCCGCTTTCTGACAAGCTCAAATCCAGCGCCATCTCCATCGGCAAAGAGTTGCCGATGGATGTCTACGCCAAGAACGGCATCCTGCTGCTCAAGCGTGGTCATTATGTGCTGTCGCCGGACATGAAGCACCGGCTGGTCAAACTGGGTTTTGCCGAGCAACAGGAAGAAAGCAAGCCGGTGGAGAAGCCGGATCCGGACCAGCTCAAAAACCAGTCACTGTTTGAGGAAATCATCTTCCTGCAGCAGCGGGTACGCAGCATGCTGCTGCATGCATTGAGCCGACCGGGACTGGAAGCCAGGGTGCGTTCCATCGCCCAGAAAGTGCTGGAGCTAAGTGAGCGACACCCGGATGGACTCATCGCCTCCATGCTGTTGCTGCCATTTCAGGACTACGGCGCGGCACACACCCTGCACACCGCAGCCCTGCTGGCGCTGATCACCCGCCACATGCCATTGCCCGCCGGCCATCGGGAAGTGTTGCTGTGCGCGGCGCTCACCATGAACATCTCGCAGATCGAACTGCAAAACGAGCTGTTCAGCCATCAAGGCACGCTGGCACCCGAGCAGAAAACTGCCATCCGCGAACACCCATTGCTCAGCTCGGCCATCCTGCGCGAAGCCGGCATAGAAAACGAGCTGTGGCATGCACTGGTGCAGACCCACCATGAAAACTGGCAGGGCAGCGGCTACCCCTTCGGGCTGGAACGCAAGCAGATCCTGCCGCCGGCGCATCTATTGCACCTGGCCGACATCACTTGCGCCAAGCTGGCCCCGCGGCGCTACCGGGCGGCACAACTGCCTGCCACTGCGCTGGGCAACCTGTTCCAGCGCAAGGATGTCGATTTTGATGCCGCTTTCACCACCATGCTGATTCGCGAACTGGGCATTTACCCGCCCGGCAGCTTTGTCAAACTGGCCAATAATGAAATCGCCGTTGTCCTGGCACGGCGTCACAAGCCCAGCGAACCGCAGGTGGCTGCGCTGCGCAAGGCGGATGGTCCGGCCTATGCCGAAGTGCTGCTGCGCGAAACCACACAATCCATCTACAAGATCACCGCACCTTGCTCTGCCAGCCTGGCGGGCGTACGCATCTCCTTTCTCGCCAGCCTGTGGAAAGGCTGA
- the hrpA gene encoding ATP-dependent RNA helicase HrpA → MTTPAQQLSQLKSRLAHCLLRDRHGLRRKLNDVAERLKKNQPADKLLDDVRAQLERSAARADARRQHMPRPQFDPALPVNQKLDDIKAAIAGHQVVIICGETGSGKTTQIPKICLELGRGVYGLIGHTQPRRLAARSVATRIAQELGSQLGEHVGFKVRFTDKLSEKSVIKLMTDGIMLAETQTDRYLEAYDTIIIDEAHERSLNIDFLLGFLKQLLPRRPDLKIIITSATIDADRFARHFDGAPVIEVSGRTFPVEVRYRPLKQRDEDEREMEMEDAIVDAADELSRQGAGDMLVFLPGEREIRETAEKLRKSGIRGYEILPLFARLSNEDQQKIFKPSGGRRIVLATNVAETSLTVPGIKYVIDTGLARINRYSPRAKVEQLQVEKISQAAARQRAGRCGRVEAGICVRLYSEEDFNARPAFTDPEIVRSNLAAVILRMAALRLGRVDAFPFLEAPSSRLIADGYQVLTELGAVTDSNELTSIGKELARIPVDPKVGRLLLAGRDFGCMREVLIIASALSIQDPRERPFEAREAAERAQARFNDEKSDFLSYLHLWDFFSEAIKHKKSNRLLVNTCHEHFLSYLRLREWRELHGQLAEIASELGLIKREAAHADAEQPDAQMSQKKRQQLDAVAYENLHKALLTGLVGNIGMKNLEGDDYQGARGVSFHVFPGSGLKKSKPKWLVAAELVETTRLYARCVAKIEPEWVEKLAPHLVKYHYFEPHWEKSRGEVVASERVTLYGLTLIPRRAVSYGRIAPEEARELFIRGALVNMDYVSNAPFFQRNQQLIREVEQLEHKARRQDVLVDEEALYAFYHERIPATVVDAASFEAWRKEAEKTEPKLLHLTRDELMRHAAQHVTENQFPEWLELEDGKLRLKYRFEPKHPLDGVTMDVPLAILNRLQPAPFEWLVPGMIRDKLQQLLKGLPKQVRRCCVPVPDFVTRFLSSNPDLQQPIAPQLARFILRETGGVKVDIDDFNKQELPEHLLFNFRIIDDGKQEIGLGRDLVALQKQFGQAAQLTFRDSSADFERDDVSSWDFGDLPESIQFARGRQQLTGYPALTLEQDKVAIRLFDTQPEAERHHRAGVIRLLQLQLKEQMKQLGKGLSGMTQIGLNLRNVANVDVLLADAITCICDRAFIGEDTLPRSEKAFNEQKTRARTRLPAVIQAVTQYLSQIGSEYMVLYTKMQKHRLGNELQQQLSRLVYPGFLQATPWAQLPHLTRYMRAMSLRMDKQPANPQRDGQRAAEIRELWNKWEARLADERERGEPSAALLDFRWQLEELRVSLFAQELKTPYPVSVKRLQKAWQDLPKQ, encoded by the coding sequence ATGACCACCCCAGCCCAGCAACTGTCCCAACTGAAATCCCGCCTTGCCCATTGCCTGCTGCGCGACCGCCACGGCCTGCGACGCAAGCTGAATGATGTGGCTGAACGGCTGAAAAAAAACCAGCCGGCCGACAAGCTGCTGGATGATGTCCGTGCCCAGTTGGAGCGCTCGGCCGCCCGCGCCGATGCCCGCCGTCAACACATGCCGCGCCCGCAGTTTGACCCGGCCCTGCCGGTCAACCAGAAGCTGGACGACATCAAGGCCGCCATTGCCGGGCATCAGGTGGTGATCATCTGCGGCGAAACCGGCTCGGGCAAAACCACGCAGATTCCCAAAATCTGCCTGGAGCTGGGCCGTGGCGTGTACGGGCTGATCGGCCACACCCAGCCGCGCCGTCTGGCCGCACGCTCGGTGGCCACCCGCATTGCGCAGGAGCTGGGCTCGCAACTGGGCGAGCATGTCGGCTTCAAGGTGCGCTTTACCGACAAGCTGTCGGAAAAGTCGGTTATCAAGCTGATGACCGACGGCATCATGCTGGCGGAAACCCAGACCGACCGCTATCTGGAAGCCTACGACACCATCATCATCGACGAGGCGCACGAACGCAGCCTCAACATCGACTTCCTGCTGGGCTTTCTCAAGCAACTGCTGCCGCGCCGCCCGGACCTTAAAATCATCATCACCTCGGCCACCATCGACGCCGACCGTTTTGCCCGCCATTTCGACGGCGCACCGGTGATTGAAGTCTCCGGCCGCACCTTCCCGGTGGAAGTGCGCTATCGCCCGCTCAAGCAGCGCGACGAAGACGAGCGCGAAATGGAAATGGAAGACGCCATTGTCGATGCCGCCGACGAGCTGTCGCGCCAGGGTGCTGGCGATATGTTGGTGTTTTTGCCCGGTGAGCGCGAAATCCGCGAAACGGCGGAAAAATTGCGCAAGTCCGGCATTCGCGGTTATGAAATCCTGCCCTTGTTCGCCCGCCTGTCCAACGAGGACCAGCAGAAAATCTTCAAGCCATCCGGCGGACGGCGCATCGTGCTGGCCACCAATGTGGCGGAAACCTCGCTTACCGTGCCGGGCATCAAGTACGTGATCGACACCGGCCTTGCGCGCATCAACCGCTACAGCCCGCGCGCCAAGGTGGAACAACTGCAGGTGGAGAAGATTTCCCAGGCCGCCGCGCGCCAGCGTGCCGGTCGTTGCGGCCGGGTGGAAGCCGGTATCTGCGTGCGCCTGTACAGCGAAGAAGACTTCAACGCCCGCCCGGCGTTTACCGACCCGGAAATCGTCCGCTCCAACCTGGCGGCGGTGATTCTGCGTATGGCCGCGCTGCGCCTGGGCCGGGTGGATGCCTTCCCCTTTCTGGAAGCCCCCAGCAGCCGCCTGATTGCCGACGGCTACCAGGTGCTGACCGAGCTGGGCGCGGTGACCGACAGCAATGAACTGACCTCTATCGGCAAGGAGCTGGCGCGCATTCCGGTGGACCCGAAAGTGGGCCGCCTGCTGCTGGCGGGCCGCGACTTCGGCTGCATGCGCGAGGTGCTGATCATCGCCTCGGCACTGTCCATCCAGGACCCGCGCGAGCGCCCTTTCGAAGCACGCGAAGCCGCAGAACGTGCCCAGGCGCGCTTCAATGATGAAAAATCCGACTTCCTGTCCTATCTGCACCTGTGGGACTTCTTCAGCGAAGCCATCAAGCACAAGAAGTCCAACCGCCTGCTGGTGAACACCTGCCACGAGCACTTCCTGTCCTATCTGCGCCTGCGCGAATGGCGCGAGCTGCACGGCCAACTGGCGGAAATTGCCAGCGAACTGGGCCTGATCAAGCGCGAAGCAGCGCATGCCGATGCCGAGCAGCCCGATGCCCAGATGTCGCAGAAAAAGCGCCAGCAACTGGATGCCGTGGCCTATGAAAACCTGCACAAGGCGCTGCTGACCGGCCTGGTGGGCAATATCGGCATGAAGAATCTGGAAGGCGACGACTACCAGGGCGCTCGCGGCGTCAGCTTCCATGTCTTCCCCGGTTCCGGCCTGAAAAAGAGCAAGCCCAAGTGGCTGGTGGCGGCCGAACTGGTGGAAACCACCCGCCTGTACGCCCGTTGCGTGGCCAAGATCGAACCGGAATGGGTAGAGAAACTGGCTCCCCATCTGGTGAAGTATCACTACTTTGAACCGCACTGGGAAAAGAGCCGCGGCGAAGTGGTGGCCAGCGAACGTGTCACCCTGTACGGCCTGACGCTGATTCCGCGCCGGGCGGTGAGCTATGGCCGCATTGCGCCGGAAGAAGCCCGCGAGCTGTTCATCCGCGGGGCGCTGGTGAACATGGATTACGTCAGCAATGCGCCCTTCTTCCAGCGCAACCAGCAGTTGATCCGCGAAGTGGAGCAACTGGAACACAAGGCGCGCCGTCAGGACGTGCTGGTAGATGAAGAAGCGCTGTATGCCTTCTATCACGAGCGCATTCCGGCCACGGTGGTGGATGCCGCCAGCTTTGAAGCCTGGCGCAAGGAAGCGGAAAAAACCGAACCCAAGCTGCTGCACCTGACCCGCGACGAACTGATGCGTCACGCCGCCCAGCACGTGACGGAAAACCAGTTCCCGGAATGGCTGGAGCTGGAAGACGGCAAGCTGCGGCTGAAATACCGCTTTGAACCCAAGCACCCGCTGGATGGCGTCACCATGGATGTGCCGCTGGCCATTCTCAACCGCCTGCAACCCGCCCCGTTTGAATGGCTGGTGCCGGGCATGATCCGCGACAAGCTGCAACAACTGCTCAAGGGCCTGCCCAAGCAGGTGCGACGCTGTTGCGTGCCGGTACCGGACTTTGTCACCCGCTTCCTCAGCAGCAATCCGGACCTGCAGCAGCCCATTGCGCCGCAACTGGCGCGTTTCATCCTGCGCGAAACCGGTGGCGTCAAGGTCGACATCGACGACTTCAACAAGCAGGAATTGCCGGAACACCTGCTGTTCAACTTCCGCATCATCGACGACGGCAAGCAGGAAATCGGCCTGGGCCGCGACCTCGTGGCCCTGCAAAAACAGTTTGGCCAGGCCGCTCAACTAACCTTCCGCGACAGCAGCGCCGATTTTGAACGGGATGATGTCAGCAGCTGGGACTTTGGCGACCTGCCGGAAAGCATCCAGTTTGCCCGTGGCCGCCAGCAGCTTACCGGCTATCCGGCGCTGACGCTGGAACAGGACAAGGTGGCCATCCGCCTGTTCGACACCCAGCCCGAGGCTGAACGCCACCACCGCGCCGGGGTGATCCGCCTGTTGCAACTGCAATTGAAGGAACAGATGAAGCAACTGGGCAAAGGCCTGTCCGGCATGACCCAGATTGGCCTGAACCTGCGTAATGTGGCCAATGTGGATGTGCTGCTGGCTGATGCCATTACCTGCATCTGCGACCGCGCCTTTATTGGCGAGGACACACTGCCGCGCAGCGAAAAAGCCTTCAACGAGCAGAAAACCCGCGCCCGTACCCGCCTGCCGGCAGTGATTCAGGCAGTCACCCAGTATTTGAGCCAGATTGGCAGCGAATACATGGTGCTGTATACCAAAATGCAGAAACACCGGCTGGGCAATGAGCTACAACAGCAATTAAGCCGTCTGGTTTACCCCGGTTTTCTGCAGGCCACACCTTGGGCACAACTGCCGCACCTCACCCGCTACATGCGGGCCATGAGCTTGCGCATGGACAAACAGCCGGCCAATCCGCAGCGCGATGGCCAGCGGGCGGCAGAAATCCGCGAGTTGTGGAACAAGTGGGAAGCCCGACTGGCAGATGAGCGTGAGCGCGGCGAGCCATCCGCCGCCTTGCTGGATTTTCGCTGGCAGTTGGAAGAACTGCGCGTCAGCCTGTTTGCCCAGGAGTTGAAAACGCCTTATCCGGTTTCGGTAAAGCGCCTGCAAAAAGCATGGCAGGACTTACCTAAACAATGA
- a CDS encoding methyl-accepting chemotaxis protein — protein MTAKSVTDWFIPETIRQSPAQAIGARTTVGVGLLAGCIAPLFSIEYFMLHHPAMGTGIALGGLGLLLAPLLLKLTGALRFCAELITSCMFVMVCWMVYVNGGIMSTSVVWFASIPFTAIFVSTRRSGMVWMVLTILAIGLFFVLSSAPGALPPVPIDHAEIPKLQAKSLIGLTIVVLSLALAFDKAKVKSLEKLEQARAESEQASRTMREMMEQVARSIRAASSASRDIADSTGLMAQTMAEQRSRAEDMMAVAQQMAVVTSQNAAQSDSATRLAQTAGQAASSGGQVMDQAVLQLGRAGEVISHAASKLEDLGQRSTEVNGIVQLIRDIADQTNLLALNAAIEAARAGEMGRGFAVVADEVRKLAERTQNATLDIETKIKLIVDGTNQAIIAMRDGNSQMQAGRSNAQEAQQNLQGIIQETRQLASLLEEVSRAESSQNQGFAQFASDITAVGESTRSLSTETRSIADAIKRLDQLLDDLGRSSQAQYAG, from the coding sequence ATGACTGCCAAGTCCGTAACCGACTGGTTCATACCGGAAACTATCCGCCAATCCCCCGCCCAGGCCATTGGCGCACGCACGACAGTGGGCGTCGGCCTGCTGGCCGGTTGTATTGCGCCGCTGTTTTCCATCGAGTATTTCATGCTGCATCACCCGGCCATGGGCACCGGCATTGCGCTGGGCGGGCTGGGTTTGTTGCTGGCGCCACTCTTGCTGAAACTTACCGGTGCGCTACGCTTTTGCGCCGAGCTGATTACCAGCTGCATGTTCGTGATGGTGTGCTGGATGGTGTATGTCAACGGCGGCATCATGTCCACCAGCGTGGTGTGGTTTGCCTCCATTCCGTTTACCGCCATTTTCGTATCCACCCGCCGCTCCGGCATGGTGTGGATGGTGCTGACCATCCTGGCTATCGGGCTGTTCTTTGTGCTGTCGTCCGCTCCGGGCGCGCTGCCGCCGGTGCCGATCGACCATGCCGAAATCCCCAAACTGCAAGCCAAGTCGCTGATTGGCCTCACCATCGTGGTGTTGTCGCTGGCCCTGGCCTTTGACAAGGCCAAGGTAAAAAGCCTGGAAAAGCTGGAACAGGCACGCGCCGAGTCCGAACAGGCCAGCCGCACCATGCGCGAGATGATGGAACAGGTGGCGCGCTCCATTCGCGCTGCCTCCAGCGCCAGCCGCGACATTGCCGACAGCACTGGGCTGATGGCGCAAACCATGGCCGAGCAGCGCAGCCGTGCGGAAGACATGATGGCGGTGGCGCAGCAGATGGCGGTCGTCACCAGCCAGAATGCCGCCCAGTCCGACAGCGCCACCCGGCTGGCACAAACCGCGGGCCAGGCGGCCAGCAGCGGCGGTCAGGTGATGGACCAAGCGGTATTGCAACTGGGCCGCGCCGGGGAAGTCATCTCCCATGCCGCCAGCAAGCTGGAGGACCTGGGCCAGCGCAGTACCGAGGTCAACGGCATCGTGCAGCTGATTCGTGATATTGCCGACCAGACCAACCTGCTGGCGCTCAATGCCGCCATCGAAGCCGCCCGCGCCGGCGAAATGGGACGCGGCTTTGCCGTAGTGGCGGACGAGGTACGCAAGCTGGCCGAGCGCACCCAGAACGCCACGCTGGATATCGAAACCAAGATCAAGCTGATTGTGGATGGCACCAATCAGGCCATCATCGCCATGCGCGACGGCAACAGCCAGATGCAGGCCGGGCGCAGCAATGCCCAGGAGGCGCAGCAGAACCTGCAAGGCATCATTCAGGAAACCCGCCAGTTGGCCAGCCTGCTGGAGGAAGTCTCCCGCGCCGAAAGCAGCCAGAACCAGGGCTTTGCCCAGTTTGCCAGTGACATCACCGCGGTGGGCGAGTCCACTCGCTCGCTATCCACCGAAACCCGCTCCATTGCCGATGCCATCAAGCGGCTGGACCAGTTGCTGGATGATCTGGGTCGCAGCTCGCAGGCCCAGTACGCCGGCTAG
- the pta gene encoding phosphate acetyltransferase has translation MHTFFLAPTGFDAGLTSVALGMIRALEQSGLRVGFVKPIAQGADSSPERSTHFARAICHLNPPEPLAMERVEHLLSLGEIDQLMEEVVSLYQQASHNVDLMIVEGLVPDQKQVFSTFLNTKVARNLQAQTILVTAADKLASHEIAEQLELSMQAFGAQPGHVAGYILNRLPKEQNAQQLAMEIQEAGNLLQKNRLPMIGAIPAEPELLAPRTLDVAHYLQARVLHAGQISRRRVRSMAVTARTVPNVVHLLKPGALIVTAGDREDIVLGTSMAAMNGVPLAGLLLTCDSLPDPRIQQLCHQAFTSGLPVMSTTHNTFETASILSNMSRQVPADDLERMERVIDFVAEHLDADKLKRNVGAPREHRMPPPAFRYQLMEKARRAGKRIVLPEGNEPRTVKAAAICQEKGIAHCVLIGNRAEIEQIAEAQGVTLPASIEILDPNEVRGNYIQPMVELRKGKGLNAPMAEQQLEDNVVLGTMMLALGEVDGLVSGAVHTTANTIRPALQLIKTAPEAKLVSSVFFMLMPEQVLVYGDCAVNPDPSAEDLADIAIQSADSAAAFGIPPRVAMISYSTGSSGSGSDVEKVREATRIAKEKRPDLEIDGPMQYDAASVESVGRQKAPDSTVAGRATVFVFPDLNTGNTTYKAVQRSAGVVSVGPMLQGLRKPVNDLSRGALVDDIVYTIALTAIQADKR, from the coding sequence ATGCATACTTTTTTCCTGGCACCGACCGGCTTTGATGCCGGACTCACCTCGGTAGCGCTGGGCATGATCCGCGCGCTGGAGCAATCCGGCCTGCGCGTGGGTTTTGTCAAACCCATCGCGCAGGGGGCGGACAGCTCACCCGAGCGCTCCACCCACTTTGCCCGCGCCATCTGCCACCTCAACCCGCCAGAACCTCTGGCGATGGAACGGGTGGAACACCTGCTGTCGCTGGGCGAAATCGACCAGTTGATGGAAGAAGTGGTATCGCTCTACCAACAGGCCTCGCACAATGTGGACCTGATGATCGTGGAAGGCCTGGTGCCAGACCAGAAACAGGTGTTCTCCACCTTCCTCAACACCAAGGTTGCCCGCAATCTGCAAGCACAGACCATCCTGGTGACTGCTGCCGACAAGCTGGCCAGCCATGAAATTGCCGAGCAACTGGAACTGAGCATGCAAGCCTTCGGCGCGCAGCCGGGCCACGTGGCAGGCTACATCCTCAACCGTCTGCCCAAAGAGCAAAACGCCCAGCAACTGGCCATGGAAATCCAGGAGGCCGGCAATCTGCTGCAGAAGAACCGCCTGCCGATGATCGGTGCCATTCCCGCCGAGCCGGAACTGCTGGCCCCGCGTACGCTGGATGTAGCCCACTACCTGCAAGCGCGTGTGCTGCACGCCGGGCAGATCAGCCGCCGCCGCGTACGCAGCATGGCCGTGACCGCGCGCACCGTACCCAATGTGGTGCATCTGCTCAAACCCGGCGCGCTGATTGTCACCGCCGGCGATCGCGAAGACATCGTGCTGGGCACCTCCATGGCGGCAATGAATGGCGTACCGCTGGCCGGCCTGCTGCTGACCTGCGATTCACTGCCCGATCCGCGCATCCAGCAACTGTGCCACCAGGCCTTCACCAGCGGCCTGCCGGTGATGTCCACCACCCACAACACCTTTGAAACCGCCAGCATCCTCAGCAATATGAGCCGTCAGGTGCCGGCGGACGACCTGGAACGCATGGAACGGGTGATCGACTTTGTGGCCGAGCACCTGGATGCCGACAAGCTCAAGCGCAATGTGGGCGCGCCGCGCGAACACCGCATGCCGCCACCGGCCTTCCGCTACCAGTTGATGGAAAAAGCCCGCCGCGCCGGCAAGCGCATCGTGCTGCCGGAAGGCAACGAACCGCGCACCGTCAAGGCCGCCGCCATCTGTCAGGAAAAGGGCATTGCCCATTGCGTGCTGATTGGCAACCGCGCCGAGATCGAACAGATTGCCGAAGCCCAGGGCGTCACCCTGCCCGCTTCGATCGAAATCCTCGATCCCAACGAAGTACGCGGCAACTACATCCAGCCCATGGTGGAACTGCGCAAGGGCAAGGGCCTGAACGCACCGATGGCCGAGCAACAGTTGGAAGACAATGTAGTGCTGGGCACCATGATGCTGGCGCTGGGCGAAGTGGACGGCCTGGTATCCGGCGCGGTTCACACCACCGCCAACACCATCCGCCCCGCCCTGCAACTGATCAAGACCGCCCCGGAAGCCAAGCTGGTTTCCAGCGTGTTCTTCATGCTGATGCCGGAACAGGTGCTGGTTTATGGTGACTGTGCGGTCAACCCGGACCCAAGCGCAGAAGACCTGGCCGACATCGCCATCCAGTCGGCAGACTCCGCCGCCGCCTTTGGCATTCCGCCGCGCGTGGCGATGATTTCCTACTCCACCGGCAGCTCCGGCAGCGGCTCGGACGTGGAAAAAGTGCGCGAAGCCACTCGCATCGCCAAGGAAAAGCGCCCGGACCTGGAAATCGACGGCCCGATGCAATACGACGCCGCCAGCGTGGAGTCGGTCGGCCGCCAAAAAGCCCCGGACAGCACCGTGGCCGGCCGCGCCACCGTGTTTGTGTTCCCGGACCTCAACACCGGCAACACCACCTACAAGGCAGTACAGCGCTCGGCAGGCGTCGTCAGCGTCGGCCCCATGCTGCAAGGCCTGCGCAAACCGGTGAACGACCTGTCGCGCGGCGCATTGGTGGACGACATTGTCTACACCATCGCCTTGACCGCCATTCAGGCCGACAAACGCTAA
- a CDS encoding acetate/propionate family kinase, with amino-acid sequence MKSSILVINCGSSSLKFALIDTTTQQAVLTGLAEKLGLEQGQISFKHAGQKDSQALREANHAAAMHAIIARLRELDLLDSVKAVGHRVVHGGEHFKASAVIDDTVIAEIEKCAKLAPLHNPAHLLGIRTAMQQFPGLTQVAVFDTAFHQSMPQQAYLYAVPMQLYREHGVRRYGFHGTSYRFVTGEAARLLNKPLEETAFVCAHLGNGASAAAIKGGKSVDTTMGLTPLEGLVMGTRSGDIDPGIFGYLASELGLDVNGVTDLLNKKSGLLGLSELSSDCRELEDAALAGQPEAILALDIFSYRLAKHIAALTVALGRLDGVLFTGGIGENSSYLRARVIKQLGFLGLQLDEAANEECIRGKAGRITTADSVPALVINTDEELMIALDTAQLAGLSV; translated from the coding sequence ATGAAATCAAGCATTCTCGTTATCAACTGCGGCAGTTCCTCGCTGAAATTTGCCCTGATCGACACCACCACCCAGCAAGCCGTCCTGACCGGTCTGGCAGAAAAACTGGGCCTGGAACAAGGCCAGATCAGTTTCAAGCATGCAGGCCAGAAAGACAGCCAGGCGCTGCGCGAAGCCAACCATGCTGCAGCCATGCACGCCATCATTGCGCGGCTGCGTGAACTGGACTTGCTGGACAGCGTCAAGGCCGTAGGCCATCGCGTGGTGCATGGCGGCGAACACTTCAAAGCCTCCGCAGTCATCGACGACACTGTCATCGCCGAAATCGAGAAATGCGCCAAACTGGCTCCGCTGCATAACCCGGCCCACCTGCTGGGCATTCGCACCGCCATGCAGCAATTCCCCGGCCTGACCCAGGTGGCCGTATTCGATACCGCCTTCCACCAGAGCATGCCGCAACAGGCCTATCTGTATGCCGTACCCATGCAGCTATACCGCGAGCATGGCGTGCGCCGCTATGGCTTCCACGGCACCAGCTACCGCTTTGTCACCGGCGAAGCGGCACGTCTGCTGAACAAGCCGCTGGAAGAAACCGCCTTTGTCTGCGCCCACTTGGGCAACGGTGCCTCCGCCGCTGCCATCAAGGGTGGCAAGAGCGTGGACACCACCATGGGCCTGACCCCGCTGGAAGGCCTGGTGATGGGTACCCGCTCCGGCGATATCGATCCGGGCATCTTTGGCTATCTGGCTTCCGAACTGGGCCTGGACGTGAATGGCGTCACCGATCTGCTGAACAAGAAGTCCGGCCTGCTGGGCCTGTCCGAGCTGTCCAGCGACTGCCGCGAACTGGAAGACGCCGCCCTGGCCGGCCAGCCAGAAGCCATTCTGGCACTGGATATTTTCAGCTACCGCCTGGCCAAGCACATTGCCGCCCTCACCGTGGCACTGGGCCGACTGGACGGCGTGCTGTTTACCGGCGGCATTGGCGAAAACTCGTCCTACCTGCGCGCCCGTGTCATCAAACAGCTAGGCTTCCTGGGCCTGCAGCTGGATGAAGCAGCCAATGAAGAGTGCATTCGCGGCAAGGCTGGCCGCATCACCACCGCCGACTCCGTGCCTGCCCTGGTGATCAACACCGATGAAGAACTGATGATTGCCCTGGACACCGCCCAACTGGCGGGCTTGTCCGTCTGA